The following are from one region of the Heterodontus francisci isolate sHetFra1 chromosome 34, sHetFra1.hap1, whole genome shotgun sequence genome:
- the LOC137348898 gene encoding probable G-protein coupled receptor 139 codes for MHGSAKGLVFAIYYPILAAVGVPANLAVIVILSRGRCGLSRCITYYLVSMAVTDLLLMITAVILNRIAGIYFPVSLLSITPVCSLHIALNYAVIDSSVWLMVAFTVDRFVAICCQKLKIKYCTVKMAACLIGTVSILSFLKNIFLYFIYDPLYIINNIPWFCSMNSVYYTSPAWIAYDWIHRILTPCLPFVLIFLLNALTVRHILVASRARRRLRVQNNGETQSDPEMEKRRKSIVLLFAISGSFILLYLLPLVNFLYIRIANLNYFSGSNFKQSNFILDQTGFVFQFLSSCVNPFIYAGTQSKFRDELKYGVKYPLSLIVKLFK; via the exons ATGCATGGATCAGCAAAAGGTCTGGTGTTCGCCATTTACTATCCGATCCTTGCAGCTGTCGGGGTTCCAG ctaacttggcagtgattgtgatcctgtcccgaggaagatgcggcctctccagatgtatcacatactacctggtgtccatggcagtgacggatctcctgcTCATGATCACCgctgtgatattaaaccggattgctggtatttatttcccagTCAGTCTTCTGTCCATCACACCAGTATGCAGTCTCCATATTGCCCTAAACTATGCGGTCATAGACAGTTCTGTTTGGTTAATGGTCGCGTTCActgttgatcgatttgtggccatttgttgccagaagctgaaaataaaatattgcactgtGAAAATGGCAGCATGTCTCATAGGAACGGTGTCTATActgagctttttaaaaaatatcttcTTGTATTTTATATATGATCCTTTATATATAATTAACAATATACCCTGGTTCTGCAGCATGAATTCAGTATATTATACATCACCTGCATGGATTGCATATGACTGGATTCACCGCATTTTAACTCCGTGTCTCCCATTCGTTCTGATTTTCTTGCtaaatgctctgactgtcagacacattctagtggccagtagagcacgcaggagactccgggtccAGAACAATGGAGAGACTcaaagtgacccagagatggagaagcggagaaagtccatcgttttactctttgccatctcgggcagtttcatcctgttatatttgcTTCCTCTTGTAAATTTCCTTTATATCCGAATTGCAAATCTTAATTATTTTTCCGGTTCCAATTTCAAGCAATCAAACTTTATTCTGGACCAAACCGGATTTGTGTTTCAGTTTTTGAGTTCCTGTGTCAAtccatttatttatgcagggacccagagtaaattcagagacGAGTTAAAGTATGGAgtgaaatatccactgagtctaattgttaaattgtttaaGTGA